The Aneurinibacillus migulanus genome contains the following window.
TTAGTCAGAGTTCCATTGGTATAGAGTGTGTAGCCTACGAGAGCAAGAATGATAGCGAGCGCAAGAAAGGATTTTTTCATGGTTTCACCTGCTTTGTTTGTTATGCGACATGTCTTAGTTTATTATAGTTCGTTATACACGGAAAGAGAATGCACTTGTTTGTTCAATAGATGTTATTGACGCCTGCGCTTTTTTTTGCGCTCTGGAGCGCCGTGGAGTAATCGGTAAGCGAGTGCAGGTCGGGGAGTAATGATCCCATCCGTCCCTAAGTCCATCATTTTTTTTATTTCGGCCAGCGTATCGACCTGATAGGGAACGACTTTTAATTCCTGTTCGTTGCACGTTGACAGCAATTCCCCGGTAACCTCCTGGATGGGCGGATGAATATATGCACATGCATATTCTTTAGCGTATTTCCACGGTTCTTTGAGCCGGCCGAAATAAAGAAACGCAATGTCAGATGCGCATCCGTTTTTGCGCAAAAGCCCCAGGCTGAACGGATTGAAGGTAGAGATAATGACTTGCTTCTCCATATTATGAAGACGAATTAATTCTACCACTTTGCGCTCTAACCCGTTTCGCATAGCGAAAAAATTTTTAAGCTCAATGTTTATCATAATATTTTTGTTGGTGACACGTTTAAACACTTGCTCTAATGTTGGTATGCGAACCCCTGCAAATGAAGTATGCTTCCAGATGCCGAAGTCCATCGCCTGCAGTTGCTTGAGCGTATAGTCGCTGATTTTTCCCTTCCGTCCGGTAATGCGTTGTAAAGTCCAATCATGAAATACAACAACCTGTTCATCGCGGGTTAGCTGTACATCGAGTTCAATACCGTTTGCTCCGTCCCTGATTGCATGCACAAAAGCCGGCAGTGTATTCTCGGGGTATCGGATAGAGGAGCCGCGGTGCGCATAGATAAGAAACATATTATTCATATACCAAGCAGCCTCGCTTATTTTTTAATGGATAAGAAAGTAGATGTCGCTGTAAAGCAAGCAACATTCACCTTCTTTTAATCGTATCGATTTGTTTGTATAAACTATGCAGAGAAAGCCATACTAATGATAACGTTGGACAGTAGCCAAGTGGTAAGGCACCGGACTTTGACTCCGTTATGCGAAGGTTCAATCCCTTCCTGTCCAGCCATCTTTGTACATAAGCGTATGTGTAGAAAGGCCAGGAGGATTATATATAGCTTCTGGTCTTTTTGTTTGGTAAGCAAGCAACATCTGCTTTCTTCCGAATCGGATCGCTTGAAAAACGCCTGTGAGTTTTTCTTACTTGAGAAAGCACATTAGCAAATATACACTTACAGTAAGACAGGGTTATACTTAGAGTATTTGGAACGGAGGGAAAAAGAATGGATGCTTCATGGTTTGTAAAGTCATTTCAGGAGGATTATTCCACACTGTACCAGCATCGGGATGAAGAGTCGGCACGAAAAGAAATCGACGGACTGCTTCAAAAGCTACCGTTGCCGAAGACAGGCCGGGTACTTGATTTCTGTTGCGGTGACGGGAGACACACACGCGCATTGGCACGACATGGCTACGAAGTAGTCGGCTTTGATTTATCTGAGTACTTGCTCGATCAAGCACACCAAAAAACAAAAGATGAAAACATTACATACTACAGGTATGATATGCGTGAAATCCCATTTGAGAGTGAATTCGACATATTATTTAACCTGTTTACTAGTTTTGGTTATTTCCCAGAAGATGCAGAAAATGAAAAGGTACTGCATAGAATGGCGCAGGCACTCCGTCCAGATGGGCATTTCGTCATTGACTATTTGAATCCGCTGTACATTGAAGAGCACCTCGTGCCGGAATCGAGTCGTGAAGTTGAAGACAAAAGCATCGTCGAGCGCCGAAAAATTGAAGACGGCTTTGTAGTGAAAGAAATTAATATCACAGAAAAAGGAAAAACAAGGCGGTTTTGGGAAAAAGTACGGCTATACAGCCTTGAAGAGATGAAGACAATGCTTTCTCATGCTGGTATGGAAGTCGAAAGCGTGTATGGTGACTATGATTTCAGTCCGTACTCTAAAGAAGGTAAACGAATGATTATTTATGGTCATTGCCGTAAATAAAGACGGAATAGTGCCGATCCTTTCAATAGAAGGATTGGCTTTTTTTGTACAAACATTATGGATTATTGCTCAAAGAAAAAAGGGGGATTGAGGAAGAAGAAGCACATCTTTCCAAGCACAACGATAAAATAAAACTTCTATCAGTGGAGGATTCCTCCTCCCTGCTGGTTCGTTGCGCTTATCGGAGGCGTACTGCTCGCCGGACTGGTATAAAAATTAAAAACGAGGCCATAGAGCCTCGTTTTTTTAAAATTTACCTAAATTTGAAATTTCACCACTGATTTCGACCAGTGCTTGTAGCGCTTCAACAGATTGAAACGCGAAAATTGGGAGAGCGACGATATAAAGTAAACCTTCACCAATTATGTTCATAATGTTCATCGCAATCACTCCTCTATTAATTTTCTTGCAATTATGAATTTGTGATATGGCTAATAATAAATCATTAACATCGTAATTACAATGTCAAAAATTAGAACCTTTAGGATAAATATGACTACAAACTTTGCAGCTCTCCTGTATGTTCAAAAGCAAGAACGAAAAATAGGAGGAACAAAATGATGTGGTTTATGGCAAACAAAGAAGAGAAATCTCTACAAAGGATATCATTGTCGACGTAATCAATCGGATTGCTAGTCAGATACACTTGTTGGCATTGAATACAGCGATTGAGGCGGGGCGAGCGGGCGAGCATGGGCGGGAGTTGGGTCGTAGCCGGTGAGATGAGAAAGCTGTCAGAGGGGGTACAGCAAATTACTAAATATGTGAAATTTATGTGAGCATGAAGAAAAATTAATCCTTTTATTTGTATCGTTACTTATTCGTGATAAAATGGAAATGGAGGTGTGTGTCGTGGATTACAGCAGAATGTGTCCCAAGTACGAGTCTGCTATTGAGCTTCTGGGCAAGAAATGGTCAGGATTAATTATTCGCGTGCTGTTGGGTGGCCCAAGACGATTCAAAGATATTAAAGCGCAAATTCCAGAAATGAGCGATAGAATGCTGACAGAGCGAATTAAAGAATTCGAAGAAGCTGGTATCTTAAACCGTAGAGTATATCCGGAGACGCCGGTGCGCATTGAATATGAACTTACGGATAAAGGGCGGGATCTCGAGCGGGTTATCGAATCCATTCAGCAGTGGGGCGAGACATGGATGTAGGGGAAAAGATAGACGAAAGCCAGACCGCTGAACGATCTGGCTTGTTTTTCATCCAAGAATATTAATGTATGTGTGTACGTAAGAGGGGAGATTAGAAGCGGCCGCCAAGCTGTTGCTCAGCCATTTGCACCAAACGCTTGGTAATTTCGCCGCCTACAGAACCGTTTTGGCGGGAAGTCGTATCCGGTCCCAGTTGTACGCCGAATTCGGAAGCGATTTCATACTTCATTTGGTCAAGCGCTTGTTGTGCACCGGGCACTACCAGATTGTTAGTATTGGAGTTGCGTTGGTTTTGAGCCATGGTTTGTTCATCTCCTTACGAGAGTTTGTATTATCAAGGATAGCTATCCTTGTAAGTATATTGTCACAAAACATTTATCATCTTAAACATGGTGAATTATGGGATTTGAAGCGGTGGGGGAGGAGCCAGATGGTTATACAACTGGTATTATATTTTGGGGGTCTTGTAACGTTTGCTGTGGCACTAGTCACTTACTTCGCTACTAGGCGGGCATGGCCAGCACCTGTTGTGCTAATGCCGATGTTCGCTTTTGTATCGTATTATTCGACAAACGAGCAAATGATTTTATGGATTGGGGCTGGGTTTTCGCTGCTGGCTTATCTTGTTGCACTTACCATTAAAGTTCTGGTAAAAAGAGATAAACAGCAGGGATGAAGAAAGGAGAGCTAGATGAAACAGATTACATGCCCTTATTGCGGAAAACAGGTGACTGGAAATCACCGCTATGAGGTAAAGTGTTACCATTGCGGAAATTATAGCTATCTAACCGAAGGTTTGCCGGTAGAGCGGGAAAAAAAGGAGCTAAGTGAAGCTGCTCATGAATATGCGTATGCGTATGTACCACAGCATGTTCGCGAGTATGCCGATAAGTACGGTCTGGCCCAGTCCGGCCCAACTACGCTCCGATGGTTTCGTGATCACGAAGAAGAAGCGTACCGGGCAATTGTTCAGTTCCTCGATGAGAAATTGAACGAAGAAGTACTGAGTAAGCTGCATAAAGAACATAACAGCACAATGCCATTTGTACTGTTCGCACTTGATTATCTCCATTTTCCGCTGCAGCGTGCCTCGTTGGAATGGGAAGCAGATCAGACGGGCAGCAGCGAGT
Protein-coding sequences here:
- a CDS encoding winged helix-turn-helix transcriptional regulator: MDYSRMCPKYESAIELLGKKWSGLIIRVLLGGPRRFKDIKAQIPEMSDRMLTERIKEFEEAGILNRRVYPETPVRIEYELTDKGRDLERVIESIQQWGETWM
- a CDS encoding alpha/beta-type small acid-soluble spore protein; amino-acid sequence: MAQNQRNSNTNNLVVPGAQQALDQMKYEIASEFGVQLGPDTTSRQNGSVGGEITKRLVQMAEQQLGGRF
- a CDS encoding glycerophosphodiester phosphodiesterase — encoded protein: MNNMFLIYAHRGSSIRYPENTLPAFVHAIRDGANGIELDVQLTRDEQVVVFHDWTLQRITGRKGKISDYTLKQLQAMDFGIWKHTSFAGVRIPTLEQVFKRVTNKNIMINIELKNFFAMRNGLERKVVELIRLHNMEKQVIISTFNPFSLGLLRKNGCASDIAFLYFGRLKEPWKYAKEYACAYIHPPIQEVTGELLSTCNEQELKVVPYQVDTLAEIKKMMDLGTDGIITPRPALAYRLLHGAPERKKKRRRQ
- a CDS encoding class I SAM-dependent methyltransferase, with the protein product MDASWFVKSFQEDYSTLYQHRDEESARKEIDGLLQKLPLPKTGRVLDFCCGDGRHTRALARHGYEVVGFDLSEYLLDQAHQKTKDENITYYRYDMREIPFESEFDILFNLFTSFGYFPEDAENEKVLHRMAQALRPDGHFVIDYLNPLYIEEHLVPESSREVEDKSIVERRKIEDGFVVKEINITEKGKTRRFWEKVRLYSLEEMKTMLSHAGMEVESVYGDYDFSPYSKEGKRMIIYGHCRK